Part of the Apilactobacillus apisilvae genome is shown below.
AATTAACAATAAAGCTGCTATAATTCCTCTAATTAACCAAATTCTGAACGGAGCGTTTTTAAAATCTATCCAGATTTTTTGAATCATTTAATTTACCTCGATTGCAATTTTTATCTAACGTTAAGTTAGGAACTTTTTAATCTTTATATGTTAAAATTATGTAGCAATTACTAATAATTATCAATGAATAATATTTGAAATTATAAGGAGTAATTAATATTTAACATGTTTTAATTGAATTTTATTACTTATCAAAAGTGGATGCTTTCACAATAATAAAAAGCGGAGATGATATAACATGCAAGTAGATAAGCAACCGCTGCTTTCGATTAACAATTTAAATGTAGCTGTTAAAGAACGGAATTTAATTCATAATTTATCATTTGAAATTTATCCACAAACACTCACTTGTATTACAGGCGAAAATGGTGTGGGAAAAACGACGATGGTTAAAGCAATTTTAAAAAACTTTAACAAGAATGATTCAGTAAGAGCCACGATTAAACGTAGTCAATTGCAGTATGTTCCACAGTTTAGAAATATCGATAATGATTATCCATTAACTGTTCGTGATTTTATTGGATTGGGCTTGCAAAAGTCAATAAGACCATGGTTAAGCAAAAAAGAAAAACAAGTTATTCAAAAAATTATAAAGATGACTAATTTACAAGAATTAGCAAAAACACCATTGGGAAAGTGTTCTGGTGGTGAACAGCAACGAGTATTTTTAGCGCAAGCATTGGTATCAGATCCGAAGCTTTTAATTTTGGATGAGAGTACTGCCAGTTTAGATAAAGAAGCTAAATTTTTATTGTTGGACGTAGTTAAGGAAGTTATTAAACAGACTGGAACTGCAGTGATTTTCATTACCCATGATCCCATCTTAGTTAAAACATATGGTGATTTTGATTTAAATATATCTAATCATCATGGAATGCTTTCTGCTCTAAAGGGGGTAAAATGATGTTAGATATGTTTAGTTATCCATTTATGCAATATGCATTTATCGCTAGTTTTTTCATATCTGTTATATGTGGAATGATGGGAGTATTTGTTGTTGCTAGAAGGACTGCTTTCTTTACTCATACACTTTCAGAGATAAGTTTCTCAGGAGCTTCATTTGGAGTTTTTCTAGGGACTAATCCAATTATTGGAATGCTAATTTTTACAGTTTTAAGTTCATTAATGATTGGAACGGTTGGCTCCAAAGTGAGTCGGCGTGAATCATCGATTAGTGTTTTTTCGGTATTATTTATCGGACTTGGAATATTATTTCTTTCATTAGCTAATAGTCAGTCTAGCTATGCTACTAATATTTTATTTGGTAGTATTGTGGGAATAAGTTTAAGTAATGTAACAACTTTAGTTGCATTAAGTGTACTAATTATTGTATTAATTACTTTAATTTATCGAAAGCTAAAATATAATTCTTTTGACGATATTGGTGCTAATTTTAATTCTAGATCTAATACTTTTGTTTCAATTGTATTTTTGATATTGTTAGCATGTACAGTTAGTGTAACAGCTCAAATTGTGGGTTCATTGCTAATCTTTGCATTACTAACAATTCCAGCTGCATCTGCTAAATACTTTGCTCATAGTATCTGGGGAATGACAGCTTTATCATTCTTATTTTCTTTGATTGGGACATGGGTCGGATTATATTTAAGCTTTATCACTAATCTATCCGTTAGTTTCTTTATTGCATTAATCGAAACCATTATTTACGTTATTGCAGTTTTTTACGATAAAGTAACAAGAATTTAACTTAAACTTTAAACAAATTGTTAAGTTCATTTGTTATACTGTTTCTAATAAATAGTTTTACAAGGAGATGCTAATTTTTATATGAAAGCATGGAAAAAAATCGTGCCAGCAGTTGCTGTTTTAGGATTAGTTTTGACAGCTTGTGGCCAAGGTAATAGTAATAAGTCATCAGATAGTAGTTCAAAAGAACAATCTACAAAAATGAGTGATTCTTCAAGTAGCTCATCTAATGACAGTTCTAGCAATTCGAGTTCTGATAAATCATCAAGTAATGAATCATCGAGTAATTCAAGCTCATCAAATGGTTCTATGAGCTCTAGTAAGGCTAATTCAGACAATAGTGGATTAGGTAATGAAAAACTACCTAGATCTAGCTCAGAAAAATCACAAATGAATGGTAACAATAGCAATTACAATGTTAAATATTCTTCTGATGGTGCAACATTTAACAAAAAGACTTACAATAATTCAAGTGAAGCTAGTCAAAATGTTGACTATCAAAGTAGTGATAGTACTAAAGGACTACCTTCAGTGGACTTAGGTTACAATGTTAAAGGTCATGAAGATCGTGGTGCTGGTCAAGCATATGTAAGTACCAATTTTGGTAATTGGTCATTAGTATCACATGGTAATACTCAAAATGGTGGCGATTCAGCATTATCAAATGCTAAAGCCGCTACTCAATTTATTCAAAGTAATGCTTTACCAATTCCTCAAGGAAAAGGTTCAATTAAACTAGAAAATGATTCTCAAAGCTCAGTTACTTGGCAAGAAGGCAATGTTGTTTATACAGTTAAAGCTCCAAATGTAAATTCAGCTTTAAAGATGGCAACATCAATTAAATAATAAAACCTAATGGCTTAGAAACTTGTTTGGTTTCTAGGTCATTTTTTGATAAAATTTTAGCTAGTCTATAAAAGGAAAGTTATTATGATTATAAATAAAAAAGCAATAAAATTTATGCTTGTCATTGTATTATTATTTTGTGTATTCTTTTTTTGTAGTAAAACAGTAAATGCTGATAATAAAAGTGATTCACCAGTTGCTTATGATATTTCGCAGTATCAGGGCTATTTAACCGATAATCAGGCTAAACAACTAAAAAAAGAAATAAAGTTTGTTATTTTAAGAGTTCAAGATGGTAGTTATATGGATGTTAAATTTCAAAATAATGTTAAGCTAATGAATCGTTATAATATAAAATATGGGGTTTATAGTTATAGTGAATATACAAACTCTTATCAAGCTAGAATTGAAGCACGCAGAT
Proteins encoded:
- a CDS encoding metal ABC transporter ATP-binding protein encodes the protein MQVDKQPLLSINNLNVAVKERNLIHNLSFEIYPQTLTCITGENGVGKTTMVKAILKNFNKNDSVRATIKRSQLQYVPQFRNIDNDYPLTVRDFIGLGLQKSIRPWLSKKEKQVIQKIIKMTNLQELAKTPLGKCSGGEQQRVFLAQALVSDPKLLILDESTASLDKEAKFLLLDVVKEVIKQTGTAVIFITHDPILVKTYGDFDLNISNHHGMLSALKGVK
- a CDS encoding metal ABC transporter permease, which translates into the protein MFSYPFMQYAFIASFFISVICGMMGVFVVARRTAFFTHTLSEISFSGASFGVFLGTNPIIGMLIFTVLSSLMIGTVGSKVSRRESSISVFSVLFIGLGILFLSLANSQSSYATNILFGSIVGISLSNVTTLVALSVLIIVLITLIYRKLKYNSFDDIGANFNSRSNTFVSIVFLILLACTVSVTAQIVGSLLIFALLTIPAASAKYFAHSIWGMTALSFLFSLIGTWVGLYLSFITNLSVSFFIALIETIIYVIAVFYDKVTRI